A single Nicotiana tabacum cultivar K326 chromosome 5, ASM71507v2, whole genome shotgun sequence DNA region contains:
- the LOC107799426 gene encoding putrescine N-methyltransferase 2 — protein MEVISTNTNGSTIFKSGAIPMNGHHNGTSKHQNGHKNGTSEQQNGTISLDNGNELLGNSNCIKPGWFSEFSALWPGEAFSLKVEKLLFQGKSDYQDVMLFESATYGKVLTLDGAIQHTENGGFPYTEMIVHLPLGSIPNPKKVLIIGGGIGFTLFEMLRYPTIEKIDIVEIDDVVVDVSRKFFPYLAANFNDPRVTLVLGDGAAFVKAAQAEYYDAIIVDSSDPIGPAKDLFERPFFEAVAKALRPGGVVCTQAESIWLHMHIIKQIIANCRQVFKGSVNYAWTTVPTYPTGVIGYMLCSTEGPEIDFKNPVNPIDKETAQVKSKLAPLKFYNSDIHKAAFILPSFARSMIES, from the exons atgGAAGTCATATCTACCAACACAAATGGCTCTACCATCTTCAAGAGTGGTGCCATTCCCATGAATGGCCACCATAATGGCACTTCCAAACACCAAAACGGCCACAAGAATGGGACTTCCGAACAACAGAACGGGACAATCAGCCTTGATAATGGCAACGAGCTACTGGGAAACTCCAATTGTATTAAGCCTGGTTGGTTTTCAGAGTTTAGCGCATTATGGCCAG GTGAAGCATTCTCACTTAAGGTTGAGAAGTTACTGTTCCAGGGGAAGTCTGACTACCAAGATGTCATGCTCTTTGag TCAGCAACATATGGGAAGGTTTTGACTTTGGATGGAGCAATTCAACACACAGAGAATGGTGGATTTCCATACACTGAAATGATTGTTCATCTTCCACTTGGTTCCATCCCAAACCCAAAAAAGGTTTTGATCATCGGCGGAGGAATTGGTTTTACATTATTCGAAATGCTTCGTTATCCTACAATCGAAAAAATTGACATTGTTGAGATCGATGACGTGGTAGTTGAT GTATCTAGAAAATTTTTCCCTTATCTCGCTGCTAATTTTAACGATCCTCGTGTAACCCTAGTCCTTGGAGATG GGGCTGCATTTGTAAAGGCTGCACAAGCAGAATATTATGATGCTATTATAGTGGACTCTTCTGATCCCATTG GTCCAGCAAAAGATTTGTTTGAGAGGCCATTCTTTGAGGCAGTAGCTAAAGCCCTAAGGCCAGGAGGAGTTGTATGCACACAGGCTGAAAGCATTTGGCTTCATATGCATATTATTAAGCAAATCATTGCTAACTGTCGTCAAGTCTTTAAGGGCTCTGTCAACTATGCTTGGACTACTGTTCCAACATATCCAAC CGGTGTGATTGGTTATATGCTCTGCTCTACTGAAGGACCAGAAATTGACTTCAAGAATCCAGTAAATCCAATTGACAAAGAGACAGCTCAAGTCAAGTCCAAATTAGCACCTCTCAAGTTCTACAACTCTGAT attcACAAAGCAGCATTCATTTTGCCATCTTTCGCCAGAAGTATGATCGAGTCTTAA